A section of the Anaerohalosphaeraceae bacterium genome encodes:
- a CDS encoding carbohydrate-binding protein, giving the protein MKETVLVFLIIACGAVSHGADGFGQNTTGGAGGTIVVVSTPADLKTYAETVNTPYIIQVSGTLDLASIGGKISIQSNKTIEGTGTNPTIIGMLGFKKGCSNVIIQRLTIRCPQGYGEGNGIAVKEDITNVFITKCTIYDCYDGLVDITRRSDNVTVSWCKFYFTQPMNNQRVSLVGSSDSATDDYGKLRITFHHNWFGPMCLQRIPSVRFGKVHLYNNYYHCTGVQTLYGVWARLYSECLIENNYFKEVNNPYYNIDYDDTVKGKIAASGNILDNCTGTVHPGTDSVFAPPYAYTLDDALMVPTIVQWGAGADGKDGYPPHWMFGMYGDFDLNGWVDYNDFAVFAGLWKAVSGIENADYYPNGIVDLEELALFVSNWLYVPPDTTPPAAPANLRALGQNAQVFLQWDDNSESDLAGYNVYRSTVSGSGYTKVNSSLLSMSEFTDSAAVNGTMYYYVVTAVDRSSNESVYSVQACAVPQTGEVNILLQEDAVGFCRVDGIVDYGKHPGFTGVGFLDTTNAAGAGINWKIRLIQPGTYTFLWRFANGASDRTARLLVNGGEAVSSINFPATGAWSSWAYQSVSVPMTAGLKDIRLEATNSAGCANIDYLQVIGPAPEIAVCD; this is encoded by the coding sequence ATGAAAGAAACAGTGCTTGTTTTCCTGATAATCGCGTGTGGGGCTGTTTCACACGGAGCAGACGGTTTTGGGCAGAATACAACTGGAGGAGCAGGGGGGACCATTGTTGTTGTATCCACCCCTGCAGATCTGAAGACCTATGCGGAAACCGTCAACACCCCTTATATCATTCAGGTCTCCGGTACATTAGACTTAGCTTCCATTGGGGGCAAAATCAGCATCCAGTCCAACAAAACCATCGAAGGCACAGGGACGAATCCCACAATCATCGGAATGCTCGGCTTTAAGAAGGGCTGTTCGAATGTCATCATTCAGCGGCTGACGATTCGGTGTCCGCAGGGGTACGGGGAAGGCAACGGAATCGCCGTGAAAGAAGATATAACAAATGTGTTCATCACAAAATGCACTATTTATGACTGCTACGACGGTCTGGTGGATATTACACGCCGTTCCGACAATGTCACTGTCTCCTGGTGCAAATTTTATTTTACCCAGCCGATGAACAATCAGCGGGTCAGTCTGGTCGGCAGCAGCGACAGCGCGACGGATGACTACGGCAAGCTCCGCATCACGTTTCATCACAACTGGTTCGGGCCGATGTGTCTGCAGCGAATTCCATCGGTTCGATTCGGAAAAGTGCACCTGTATAATAATTATTATCACTGCACCGGAGTTCAGACTCTCTACGGCGTCTGGGCGAGACTGTATTCCGAATGTCTCATTGAAAACAACTACTTCAAAGAAGTCAATAATCCTTATTACAATATTGACTACGATGATACGGTAAAAGGCAAAATCGCAGCTTCGGGAAATATTCTGGACAACTGCACCGGCACTGTGCATCCGGGCACGGACAGCGTGTTTGCACCGCCGTATGCTTATACACTGGACGATGCGTTGATGGTTCCGACGATTGTGCAGTGGGGGGCCGGCGCCGACGGCAAAGACGGCTATCCGCCTCACTGGATGTTCGGGATGTATGGGGATTTTGATTTGAATGGATGGGTCGATTACAATGATTTTGCGGTCTTTGCAGGGCTTTGGAAGGCCGTCAGCGGCATCGAAAACGCAGACTACTATCCGAACGGCATTGTTGATTTGGAAGAACTGGCTCTCTTTGTGAGCAATTGGCTTTATGTCCCTCCGGATACAACCCCGCCGGCCGCTCCGGCGAATTTGCGGGCTCTGGGGCAAAATGCCCAGGTCTTCCTGCAGTGGGACGATAATTCGGAATCGGACCTGGCCGGATACAATGTGTACCGTTCCACAGTTTCGGGTTCCGGTTATACAAAAGTCAACAGCTCTCTCCTGTCTATGTCGGAATTCACGGATTCCGCAGCCGTCAACGGGACTATGTATTATTATGTCGTCACAGCGGTTGATAGAAGCTCGAACGAATCCGTCTATTCCGTGCAGGCCTGTGCCGTTCCTCAAACCGGCGAAGTGAATATTCTCCTTCAGGAGGATGCCGTCGGCTTCTGCCGCGTGGACGGGATAGTCGATTACGGCAAGCATCCCGGATTCACCGGAGTCGGTTTTCTGGATACCACCAACGCCGCCGGAGCCGGCATCAACTGGAAAATTCGTCTCATCCAGCCCGGCACCTATACCTTCCTTTGGCGCTTTGCCAACGGCGCCTCCGACCGAACAGCTCGTCTGCTGGTCAACGGGGGCGAAGCGGTCTCCTCCATCAATTTTCCGGCCACCGGGGCCTGGAGCAGCTGGGCTTATCAGAGTGTGAGCGTGCCGATGACGGCCGGACTGAAAGACATCCGCCTCGAAGCAACCAACAGTGCCGGCTGTGCCAATATTGATTACCTTCAGGTCATCGGGCCGGCCCCGGAAATCGCCGTCTGCGATTAA
- the secD gene encoding protein translocase subunit SecD, whose amino-acid sequence MNKNLIWKLLLIAVLLILAFWVVYPPQERLKLGLDLAGGTSLIYEIDTTGLTAEERKGLAESMIPILMKRIDPTNMANIVMRPQEDTRIEIQLPVASPETRRKRQAFQEAIQSLERDNLNLLQIKKALSLPKEERQAQLTAMAQGHPERLAVLTALAETYDWRTSLQNERDQAWAQMEALLAPLREQGLDTDTIQSNIALWNEQPQERRTEAMKGFVKWLKPAEPAQEELTEEQTALLDVLQQYLAFYGRWAMSVNELTRPIDGANVRWNKAVADLNRLNLNLQQLQDILDLPANSARRREALDELKKQFPDRAEKLSQVEKLFEDYRKVAGLLDDPEDLKRMLKGAGVLEFRILPTPDDGRTNMDEIRGYLEALRLKGPRQASDAKYVWVEIEDPANWPQGLGIVGTFGDKQYVLASNQPKECMLHSPDKKWRLRRASPTRDDKGHRAISFTFNQTAANLFFNLTQSNLGRPLCIILDDRALSAPTIRAAISTQGIIEGRFSPTEQMDLVNKLNAGSFRAKLSEVPISEKTIGPLLGADNLRQGLRAGYTGLIAVGVFMLFYYLLAGVLADIALMLNLLFVLAMMAAFNATFTLPGIAGLILTIGMSVDANVLIFERIREEQKRGSALRAAIANGYGRAFRTIFDANLTTFGVAFILLMVASEEIKGFAIVLMLGIVSSMFTGLFVTRVIFDFLISRRILTQPLKMFALFQQVRVDWMSLRPVFLVISGTLMLGGLAVFFTRDETTNSKYDIEFTGGTSAQIDLKPGTAYTRRIVEEKFRQYAESIGNRALAAAKVYSIGDSGLQYEITTTETNRGRAEILFKEPGQTVQSVQSAILSAAQKLHQSLPSLEVKTLGDNRFQITTRRLNLSLIQEVLQNAFGEKAEIVEMKVDEIVSDAIRAAFKDLLAVKENLNPQILSAREVPIGTPELADFVGGVQIHVKLGVPTTAGDIRTRLLDLKFKRDTQHFQWYPFQLLHPNLTELPDEQIVEEFLYVSMHPEAAFRSLSEEERVQYTNNETARVMQALSMETSLSRVTQIDPSIGSEAKVRALLAIILSLAAIVLYIGFRFGSVRYGMAAIIALVHDVSITLGLVTACTYVAGTPLGQALGILDFKINLEMIAAFLTIIGYSLNDTIVVFDRIRENRGKTLTLTPKLINDSINQTLSRTFLTSFTTFMVLFIMYVWGGTGMRGFSFALLMGIIVGTYSSIAIAAPILLLGGKSQDKT is encoded by the coding sequence ATGAATAAGAACTTAATCTGGAAATTGCTTCTGATTGCGGTACTGCTGATTTTGGCTTTTTGGGTTGTTTATCCTCCGCAGGAACGGCTGAAACTGGGCCTGGACCTGGCCGGCGGCACCAGTTTGATTTATGAAATCGACACGACGGGGCTTACCGCCGAGGAGCGCAAAGGGCTGGCCGAAAGCATGATTCCCATTCTGATGAAGCGAATCGACCCGACGAACATGGCCAACATCGTGATGCGTCCTCAGGAGGATACCCGGATTGAGATTCAGCTTCCGGTTGCCAGTCCGGAGACCCGCCGCAAACGGCAGGCGTTTCAGGAGGCGATTCAGAGTCTGGAACGGGACAATCTGAATCTGCTCCAGATCAAAAAGGCGCTGTCTCTGCCGAAAGAGGAGCGGCAGGCCCAGCTGACGGCAATGGCTCAGGGCCATCCGGAGCGGCTCGCTGTTTTGACGGCTTTGGCCGAAACATATGACTGGCGGACTTCGCTTCAGAATGAGCGGGACCAGGCGTGGGCCCAGATGGAAGCCCTGCTTGCGCCGCTTCGGGAGCAGGGGTTGGATACCGATACCATCCAGTCCAACATTGCTCTGTGGAATGAACAGCCGCAAGAGCGGCGAACGGAGGCGATGAAGGGGTTTGTCAAGTGGCTCAAGCCCGCCGAACCGGCTCAGGAGGAGCTGACGGAGGAACAGACGGCCCTGCTGGATGTTCTGCAGCAGTATTTGGCGTTTTACGGCCGTTGGGCCATGTCGGTCAACGAATTAACTCGGCCGATAGACGGGGCCAATGTCCGGTGGAATAAGGCCGTTGCCGACCTGAATCGGCTGAATCTGAATCTGCAGCAGCTGCAGGATATTCTCGACCTGCCGGCCAATTCGGCCCGTCGGCGGGAAGCCCTGGACGAGCTGAAAAAGCAGTTTCCGGATCGGGCGGAAAAACTCAGTCAGGTGGAAAAACTCTTTGAGGACTACCGCAAGGTAGCCGGCCTGCTGGATGACCCGGAGGACCTCAAGCGGATGCTGAAGGGCGCCGGTGTTCTCGAATTCCGGATTCTGCCGACCCCTGACGACGGCCGAACCAACATGGATGAGATTCGCGGCTATCTGGAAGCCCTTCGTTTAAAAGGACCGCGACAGGCCTCCGACGCCAAATATGTCTGGGTCGAAATTGAGGACCCGGCCAACTGGCCGCAGGGGCTGGGAATTGTAGGCACGTTTGGGGATAAGCAGTACGTGCTGGCCAGCAATCAGCCGAAGGAATGTATGCTGCATTCTCCGGACAAAAAATGGAGGCTTCGGCGGGCATCCCCGACGCGGGACGACAAAGGACATCGGGCTATCAGCTTTACATTTAATCAGACAGCCGCCAATCTGTTTTTCAATCTGACCCAGTCGAATCTTGGCCGACCGCTGTGCATCATTCTGGATGACAGGGCTCTGTCGGCTCCGACCATTCGGGCGGCCATCAGCACACAAGGAATCATCGAAGGCCGATTCAGCCCCACGGAGCAGATGGATTTGGTTAACAAACTTAACGCCGGTTCGTTTCGGGCCAAGCTGTCGGAAGTGCCGATCTCCGAAAAAACCATCGGTCCCCTGCTGGGAGCTGACAATCTGCGGCAGGGCCTTCGAGCCGGGTATACGGGGCTGATAGCCGTCGGAGTTTTCATGCTTTTCTATTACCTGCTGGCCGGAGTGCTCGCAGATATTGCCCTGATGCTGAACCTGCTGTTTGTTCTGGCGATGATGGCGGCCTTTAATGCCACGTTTACGCTGCCGGGCATCGCCGGTTTAATCCTGACAATCGGCATGAGCGTGGATGCCAACGTGCTGATTTTTGAACGAATCCGCGAGGAGCAGAAACGCGGCTCGGCCCTTCGTGCGGCGATTGCCAATGGTTACGGTCGGGCTTTTCGGACGATTTTTGACGCCAACCTGACTACATTCGGCGTTGCCTTTATTCTGCTGATGGTGGCCTCGGAGGAAATCAAGGGATTTGCCATCGTTTTGATGCTCGGTATTGTGTCGAGCATGTTTACCGGATTGTTTGTCACGCGGGTGATTTTTGATTTTCTGATCAGCCGCAGGATTCTGACTCAGCCGCTGAAAATGTTTGCTCTTTTCCAGCAGGTTCGTGTGGACTGGATGAGTCTTCGGCCGGTGTTTCTGGTCATTTCCGGAACGCTGATGCTCGGCGGTCTGGCGGTTTTCTTTACACGCGATGAGACGACCAACAGCAAATATGACATTGAGTTTACCGGCGGAACCAGCGCTCAGATTGACCTGAAACCCGGAACCGCCTATACGCGAAGAATTGTGGAGGAAAAGTTCCGCCAATACGCTGAATCCATCGGCAACCGGGCGCTGGCGGCGGCCAAAGTGTACAGCATCGGCGACAGCGGACTTCAGTATGAAATCACCACAACGGAAACCAACCGCGGGCGAGCGGAAATTCTCTTTAAAGAACCCGGTCAGACCGTTCAGAGCGTTCAGAGTGCGATTCTGTCGGCTGCTCAGAAACTGCACCAGTCCCTGCCGTCTCTGGAAGTAAAGACGCTGGGAGACAACCGGTTCCAGATTACGACCCGACGGCTGAACCTTTCGCTGATTCAGGAAGTGCTCCAGAATGCGTTCGGTGAAAAAGCCGAAATTGTTGAGATGAAAGTGGATGAAATTGTCAGCGATGCGATTCGAGCGGCCTTTAAGGATTTGCTGGCGGTCAAAGAAAACCTTAACCCGCAGATACTCTCTGCACGCGAGGTACCGATCGGCACGCCGGAACTGGCTGACTTTGTCGGAGGGGTTCAGATTCATGTGAAATTGGGGGTCCCGACAACCGCCGGTGATATTCGCACCCGGCTGCTGGATTTAAAATTTAAGCGGGATACCCAGCATTTCCAATGGTACCCCTTCCAGCTCCTGCACCCCAACCTGACGGAACTTCCCGATGAGCAGATTGTTGAGGAATTCCTCTATGTGAGCATGCATCCGGAAGCGGCATTCCGGTCGCTGTCGGAAGAGGAACGCGTTCAGTACACCAACAATGAAACCGCCCGGGTGATGCAGGCCCTTTCGATGGAAACATCGCTGTCCCGTGTTACGCAGATCGACCCGTCCATCGGCTCGGAGGCAAAGGTGCGGGCGCTGCTGGCCATCATTCTTTCGCTGGCGGCGATTGTGCTTTATATCGGGTTCCGATTCGGCAGTGTCCGCTACGGCATGGCGGCTATCATCGCCCTTGTACACGACGTCTCCATTACGCTGGGGCTGGTTACGGCCTGTACCTATGTCGCCGGCACTCCGCTGGGCCAGGCGCTCGGCATTTTGGATTTCAAAATCAATCTGGAAATGATTGCTGCCTTTTTGACGATTATCGGGTATTCACTCAACGATACCATCGTTGTATTCGACCGCATTCGTGAAAACCGCGGCAAGACCCTGACGCTGACTCCCAAGTTAATCAATGACAGCATCAATCAGACGCTTTCGCGTACGTTCCTGACCTCGTTCACCACCTTTATGGTGCTGTTTATTATGTATGTCTGGGGCGGCACCGGAATGAGAGGTTTCAGCTTTGCCCTGCTGATGGGTATCATCGTCGGGACCTACTCGTCCATCGCGATTGCGGCTCCGATTCTGCTGCTGGGCGGAAAGAGTCAGGACAAAACCTGA
- a CDS encoding TonB-dependent receptor, with the protein MPRADAKIRGTYGGFFCLFAAVLFAQNPSGNDLFDMSLDELMNIELFVPGSITEKDPFRVPASVTIITAEDIARTPARNLLDLIEIYVPGALYMNHSIGPVPGIRGIIADRPYKFLVNVNGINVNIKAHYGARLELLNWDLGDIERVEIIRGPGSVTYGPGAIGGVINITTKKAKDHPGLQLAGKFWDKYDSIGNSISYGYNTEKVSLYSYLSITDTAGITPDLFGVENTARSGYVKGYPTSPYRPRPPFTYMTDFFNEPQIKAHVDFNFWENWRFWARYTNTSSELAQGSGTKYLIDGKYRDFRQARYRYFQTALENTAQLTDELTLKSTFGLSSIDVHNIEKWGATINNHKDNLRNIKWIWSEWEYYTRFMLNYEPDKDWLKAAVGFEASYDLIRPGWGKDKDDGLRLADGIISGPTSDAYGTGDGQINSSSDRYFPVGEGWETGSYAFLGEVNLKHSQRMSTLWSARLDKHSYTDYMFSPRFAWIYELKEEEYLKFIAQRSVRMNTQEELYMSHELGASNKPEKLDTFELIYSGKGGKNLFYQASTFLNRNAVIAWDWTTRRSAPIGTLRTAGIELEAQYKKENWNLGINHSFVKQLDWQLDKGMTASGISYSDYYVNAGSGVIIRSKGNDLNNWSNHATKLFSNIRFFDGKLVLHGNLKTFWGFEGARDGLNAVAEAGGVAARIRDVKKHNAYDMEMTANVSLTYHITKAAELTFYVQNIPVVGDNKRYSYSSGHKKNYPDRTSWIEEPTMVGIRYQIRF; encoded by the coding sequence ATGCCGAGAGCGGATGCAAAAATACGGGGGACTTATGGAGGGTTTTTCTGCCTTTTTGCCGCGGTTCTTTTTGCTCAGAATCCGTCCGGAAACGACCTTTTTGACATGTCGCTGGACGAATTGATGAACATCGAACTTTTTGTACCCGGCTCCATTACTGAAAAGGACCCCTTCAGAGTTCCGGCCAGTGTAACGATCATCACCGCCGAAGACATTGCCCGTACGCCGGCCCGCAATCTGCTCGACCTGATTGAAATCTATGTGCCCGGCGCCCTGTACATGAACCACAGCATCGGGCCTGTGCCGGGTATCCGCGGCATTATTGCCGATCGGCCCTACAAATTCCTCGTGAATGTCAACGGAATCAATGTAAACATCAAGGCCCATTACGGGGCTCGTCTGGAGCTGCTCAACTGGGATTTGGGCGATATTGAACGAGTGGAAATCATCCGCGGGCCGGGGTCGGTGACTTACGGACCGGGAGCCATCGGCGGGGTCATCAATATCACCACAAAAAAGGCGAAAGACCACCCGGGACTGCAATTGGCCGGAAAATTCTGGGATAAATACGACAGCATCGGCAACTCCATCAGTTACGGATACAACACAGAAAAGGTTTCACTTTATTCCTATTTGAGTATTACGGATACCGCCGGGATTACCCCCGACCTCTTCGGCGTAGAAAATACCGCACGAAGCGGCTATGTAAAAGGATATCCTACTTCTCCCTACCGGCCTCGCCCGCCGTTTACGTATATGACAGACTTCTTCAATGAACCCCAAATCAAAGCCCACGTGGATTTCAACTTCTGGGAAAACTGGCGGTTCTGGGCACGCTATACAAACACCTCTTCGGAACTGGCACAGGGCTCGGGGACCAAATATCTTATCGACGGCAAATACAGAGACTTCCGCCAGGCCCGCTACCGCTATTTCCAGACGGCCCTCGAAAACACGGCCCAGTTAACAGACGAGCTAACCCTGAAATCCACATTCGGTCTGAGCTCCATTGATGTCCATAATATAGAAAAATGGGGGGCAACCATTAACAATCACAAGGACAATCTGAGAAACATCAAATGGATTTGGTCGGAGTGGGAATACTATACCCGCTTTATGCTGAATTATGAACCGGACAAAGACTGGCTCAAAGCAGCCGTAGGATTTGAAGCCAGCTACGATTTGATTCGCCCCGGCTGGGGCAAAGACAAAGACGACGGTCTGCGTCTGGCTGACGGAATTATCAGCGGCCCGACCTCAGACGCCTACGGAACCGGAGACGGACAGATTAACAGTTCCAGCGACCGTTATTTCCCCGTCGGGGAAGGATGGGAAACCGGAAGCTATGCCTTTCTCGGCGAAGTCAATCTGAAACACAGTCAACGGATGAGCACCCTGTGGTCGGCCCGACTGGACAAACACAGTTATACCGACTATATGTTCTCCCCTCGATTCGCCTGGATATACGAGTTGAAAGAAGAAGAGTACCTCAAGTTCATCGCCCAGCGGTCTGTCCGGATGAATACCCAGGAAGAATTGTATATGAGCCACGAGCTCGGCGCGTCCAATAAGCCGGAAAAACTGGATACATTCGAATTGATTTATTCCGGCAAGGGCGGGAAAAACCTTTTTTATCAGGCCTCAACCTTCCTGAATCGAAATGCCGTAATCGCCTGGGACTGGACGACCCGCCGAAGTGCTCCCATCGGAACATTGCGAACCGCCGGTATTGAACTCGAAGCTCAGTACAAAAAAGAAAACTGGAATCTCGGTATCAATCATTCGTTTGTCAAACAGCTGGACTGGCAGCTCGACAAGGGAATGACCGCTTCCGGCATCAGTTATTCGGATTATTATGTCAATGCGGGCTCCGGCGTCATTATCAGGTCCAAAGGAAATGATTTGAACAACTGGTCCAACCATGCAACAAAACTGTTCAGCAATATCCGCTTCTTTGACGGGAAATTGGTTCTCCACGGCAACCTGAAAACTTTCTGGGGATTTGAAGGTGCCCGTGACGGTTTGAATGCCGTAGCGGAAGCCGGCGGGGTGGCGGCAAGAATCCGTGATGTCAAAAAACACAATGCCTATGATATGGAAATGACGGCCAATGTGTCCTTAACTTACCACATCACCAAGGCGGCTGAATTGACCTTTTATGTCCAGAATATCCCTGTGGTTGGAGATAACAAACGCTATTCCTATTCTTCCGGACACAAAAAGAATTATCCCGACCGAACAAGCTGGATTGAAGAACCGACGATGGTCGGTATCCGGTATCAGATTCGATTCTAA
- a CDS encoding FGGY family carbohydrate kinase: protein MYLLGYDSGTSSIKATLLDSQTGKVAASAAAPKKEMPIEAPQPGWAQQNPHDWWVNLKAATAEVLKISGVNPSDIKAVGITYQMHGLVCIDKSGSVIRPAIIWCDSRAVEIGNQAAKDLGPERCLRELLNCPGNFTASKLKWVMKNEPDHYKNIWKILLPGDWLALKMTGRAVTTASGLSEMILWNFPKAAPADFLMDYYGFDPSFLPELVPTFGLQGELTKEAAAELGLKAGTPVTYRAGDQPNNALSLNVLEPGQIAATAGTSGVVYGISDRPAYDPKSRVNIFLHVNNTPGQIRNGVLLCINGTGILNSWLKHTVAAGRDYPEMNALAEQVPIGSEGLVILPYGNGAERTLENRNLGASIHNLNLNRHHLGHLLRAGQEGIVFALQYGLEIMKDMGIRMDTVRAGKANMFLSPVFAQTFATLTGAVVELYNTDGSQGAARGAGIGAGIYKTFAQAFETLQKVETIEPKPAQAEPCRQAYAAWRNILHKQLG from the coding sequence ATGTACCTTCTTGGTTATGATTCCGGCACCTCCTCTATCAAAGCCACCCTTTTGGATTCCCAAACCGGGAAAGTCGCCGCTTCGGCTGCCGCACCGAAAAAAGAAATGCCTATCGAAGCTCCTCAGCCCGGCTGGGCCCAGCAGAATCCGCATGACTGGTGGGTCAATCTGAAAGCGGCTACCGCGGAAGTTTTAAAAATATCCGGAGTTAATCCATCCGATATTAAAGCCGTCGGGATCACCTACCAGATGCACGGGCTTGTCTGTATTGACAAATCCGGCAGTGTGATTCGTCCCGCGATTATTTGGTGCGACAGCCGGGCCGTTGAAATCGGCAATCAGGCCGCCAAAGACCTCGGGCCGGAGCGTTGCCTGCGCGAACTGCTGAACTGTCCGGGCAACTTTACGGCCAGCAAGCTAAAATGGGTCATGAAGAATGAACCCGACCATTACAAAAATATCTGGAAAATCCTGCTTCCGGGCGACTGGCTGGCGCTGAAAATGACCGGACGGGCGGTCACGACGGCCTCCGGACTTTCGGAGATGATACTCTGGAACTTTCCAAAGGCCGCACCGGCTGATTTTTTGATGGATTATTACGGATTTGACCCTTCTTTTCTTCCTGAATTGGTGCCGACGTTCGGCCTTCAGGGGGAATTGACAAAAGAGGCCGCTGCGGAGTTGGGGCTGAAAGCCGGTACCCCTGTAACGTATCGCGCAGGCGACCAGCCCAATAATGCCCTGTCGCTCAACGTCCTCGAGCCGGGCCAGATTGCGGCTACGGCGGGCACCAGCGGGGTTGTGTACGGCATCAGCGACCGCCCTGCCTATGACCCGAAATCCCGCGTCAATATCTTTCTCCATGTCAACAATACCCCTGGGCAGATTCGCAACGGGGTTCTTTTGTGCATCAATGGGACGGGAATCCTGAACAGCTGGCTCAAACATACGGTTGCGGCCGGCAGAGACTACCCGGAAATGAATGCCCTGGCCGAGCAGGTTCCCATCGGCAGCGAAGGGCTGGTGATTCTGCCCTACGGCAACGGAGCGGAACGCACGCTGGAAAACCGCAATCTCGGGGCTTCAATTCACAATCTGAACCTGAACCGCCATCATCTCGGTCATCTGCTGCGGGCCGGACAGGAAGGAATCGTTTTTGCTCTCCAGTACGGACTGGAAATTATGAAGGATATGGGCATTCGGATGGACACAGTCCGTGCCGGAAAAGCCAATATGTTCCTGAGCCCTGTTTTTGCCCAGACTTTTGCGACCCTGACCGGAGCCGTTGTTGAATTGTACAATACAGACGGTTCGCAGGGAGCCGCCCGCGGCGCCGGAATCGGGGCCGGCATTTACAAAACATTTGCCCAGGCCTTTGAGACCCTCCAAAAGGTGGAAACTATCGAGCCCAAACCGGCACAGGCTGAACCTTGCCGTCAGGCCTATGCGGCATGGCGGAATATCCTGCACAAACAGCTCGGATAA
- the xylA gene encoding xylose isomerase, whose amino-acid sequence MTEYFPEVKKVVYEGPDSKNPLAFKHYNPKEKVMGKTMAEHLRFAVCYWHTMKGLGADQFGMNTIVRSYNKASDPMQRAEQTLQAAFEFFTKLGVQFWCFHDRDIAPEADNLAETNRRLDKIVAMAKKLQSDTGVKLLWGTTNAFSHPRFMAGAGTNPDPHVFAYAASQIKKAMEITKELGGAGYVFWGGREGYDTLLNTDMKRELDHMALLLQMAVDYKKKIGFKGQLYIEPKPKEPTKHQYDFDAGNCYAFLQKYGLVEHFKLNIEANHATLAAHTFHHELAFCAANNLLGSVDANRGDLLLGWDTDQFPTDLYDTTLAMYIILKAGGFTTGGLNFDAHVRRQSIDNVDLFYAHIGAMDAFARGLKIAARLMKDKVFDKAIKERYAGWDTPFGRAIEAGKMDFVKLEKYILEKGEPKLRSGRQELLENILNEYIR is encoded by the coding sequence ATGACGGAGTATTTTCCTGAAGTCAAAAAGGTGGTGTATGAGGGGCCGGATTCCAAGAATCCTCTGGCGTTTAAGCATTACAATCCCAAAGAAAAGGTGATGGGCAAAACGATGGCCGAGCATCTGCGCTTTGCCGTTTGCTACTGGCATACGATGAAGGGGCTCGGGGCGGACCAGTTCGGGATGAATACCATTGTCCGCAGCTATAACAAGGCCTCCGACCCGATGCAGCGGGCTGAACAGACCCTACAGGCGGCGTTTGAATTCTTCACGAAACTGGGGGTCCAGTTCTGGTGCTTCCATGACCGCGATATTGCGCCGGAGGCGGATAATCTGGCCGAAACGAACAGGCGTCTGGACAAAATCGTGGCGATGGCCAAGAAGCTGCAGTCGGATACGGGCGTAAAGCTCCTCTGGGGCACGACCAATGCCTTCTCGCATCCGCGGTTTATGGCCGGAGCGGGAACCAATCCGGACCCGCATGTGTTTGCCTATGCCGCCAGCCAAATCAAGAAAGCAATGGAAATTACCAAAGAGCTCGGCGGTGCAGGATACGTCTTCTGGGGCGGCCGGGAAGGGTATGACACACTGCTGAATACCGATATGAAGCGGGAGCTGGACCATATGGCCCTGCTGCTGCAGATGGCGGTCGATTACAAAAAGAAAATCGGTTTCAAAGGCCAGCTGTACATTGAGCCCAAACCGAAGGAACCGACCAAGCACCAGTATGACTTCGATGCGGGCAACTGTTATGCCTTCCTGCAGAAGTACGGTCTGGTGGAGCACTTCAAACTAAACATCGAGGCCAACCATGCTACGCTGGCGGCTCATACATTCCATCATGAGCTGGCCTTCTGTGCCGCCAACAACCTGCTCGGGTCGGTGGATGCCAATCGCGGAGACCTGCTGCTGGGCTGGGATACGGACCAGTTCCCGACTGATTTGTATGATACGACACTGGCGATGTATATTATTTTGAAGGCGGGCGGATTCACGACCGGCGGTCTGAATTTTGACGCCCATGTGCGTCGGCAGTCTATCGACAATGTGGACCTCTTTTATGCTCATATCGGGGCGATGGACGCCTTTGCCCGCGGCCTGAAGATTGCCGCTCGTCTGATGAAGGACAAGGTGTTTGACAAGGCCATCAAAGAACGCTATGCCGGCTGGGATACGCCGTTTGGGCGAGCCATCGAGGCAGGCAAGATGGACTTTGTGAAGCTCGAGAAATACATTCTCGAAAAGGGAGAACCGAAACTCCGTTCCGGACGGCAGGAGCTTCTGGAAAATATCCTGAACGAGTATATTCGGTAA